The genomic region CCCTGCCCGAGATGGAGGAGGGCGAAGAGCGCCGCCGACAGGGCCACCGCCATGCGTCCATCGCCGTCGGGGAAGATTTTTTCCAGCCATCCTTGGAGGACGCGGCGAAAGAAAAACTCCTCGGCCAGCGGCGCCGCGACGACGGTCGACAGCACGACGAGCGCCAGCGACGCCGGATCGCGGTGGGTCGTCATGAAGTCGATGATCGGGTGCTGGTAAGGCACGACCGCGTCGAGCAGGGCCGCCAGCGTTAACAACGGAGCAACGAGGAGGGCCACGCCCGCGGCGGCGATGCGCAGGTCCGCGGCCGGCCGCAGCGGCGCCAGTCCGAGATCGGCGAGGCTGGCCCCGCGGGCCGAGAGGTAGGCAATCGAGAAGGCGGTCGCGGCGAGCTTGGCGATCAGATCGAGCGGGATCAGCTTCTCGAGCGGGATCAGCTTCGCGAGACCGTCCTCCTCGCGCAGGCCGGCGAGGCCGACGGCGAGGACCACCACATGGAGTGCGAGCACCTGGAGAACGTCGAGTCCGTTCCAGGGCACCGGCTCGTGGGGCCGGGGGGTGATGGCCGGCGCGCCTGCGCGCAGGCGGCCGATGATGGCGAACGCCACGCCGGCGCTGGCCGTCGCGGCGAGACCCACGAGCAGGAGCCAGATGGCCGACGCGGAGCCGGTGCCGGGGTTCGAGACGCCGAGGTCGGTGGTGGCGGCGAGCAGCATGGAGGCGGAGTTGGTCCGACGCGGGTCAGGGACGTCGCTCGTCGCCGGCGCCGAGCAGGCCACGGGCGGCGATCAGGTATTCGAGGCCCGACCAGACGGTGGCCAGGACGGCCGCCCAAGCGCAGCACGCCGCGAGCGACGTGAGACCGATGCCGTCGGGGTCGGGTGCGACTCCGGCACGTGCGGCCAGTTCGAGGGCGATGGCCGCGCACTGGAGGAGCATCTTCAGCTTGCCGGACAGGGCCGCGGAGAAGTCGCGGCCGGCCCGCTCCATCTCGGCCCGCACGGCCGTGACCACGAGTTCGCGGACGACGACGACCAGGGCCATCCAGGGCACGATCGCCGAGCCGGCCCGGTCGGCGAGGAGGACGAAGGCCCCGCAGACGATCACCTTGTCGACGAGCGGGTCGAAGATCCGGCCCAGCCGGCTCACCTGCCCGAAGCGGCGGGCCCACCAGCCGTCGACCCAGTCGGTGGAGGCGGCGACAAGAAACAGCCCCAGCGCCGCCGGCCAGGCCGATCGCTCGATGGCCGCGAAGAGAATGAAGGCGAGCAGGAGCCGCAGCGCCGAGAGCATGTTCGGCACGGTCCAGACACGGTCGAGCGGCGCTGGGGAGGTCATGTCGAATCAATCGTATCCCGTCGCACCGGCCGCGGGCTCAGGTATTCCCGGTCGCGAGCACGCCGGCGAGGTCGTAGCCAGCGGCGGCGACGATCTCCACCGGCACGATCCGGCCCGTCAGCGGCCGGGCTGCCGAGGTGCCGGGGGCCGTGACGTAGACGACGCAGTCGATCTCCGGCGCGTCGGCCTTCGAGCGGCCGATCCAGACGTCCGCGCGGTCGGCGCTCTGCCGGTCGATGATCACGTCGAGCGTCCGCCCCACCTGCCGCCGGGCGTGGTCGTGGGCGATTTCCTGCTGCACGGTCATGAGCTCGTCGCGGCGGGCGGCCTTCTCCTCTTCGGGGAGATGGCCGTCGAGCCGGGCGGCGGGCGTGTCGGGCTCGAGGGAGTAGGTGAACACGCCGACCCGCTCGAACCGCCACTGCCGGGCGAAGTCGACGAGCTCCGCGAACTGCTCGCGGGTCTCGCCGGGAAAGCCGGTGATGAACGTCGTCCGGAGCGTGAGGCCGGGGATGCGGTCGCGGAGCCGGCCGAGGAGATCCTCTGTGGCGGCCCGGCCGACACGCCGCTGCATGCGCTTGAGCACCGGGTCGCTGGCATGCTGCAGCGGCATGTCGAGGTAGGGGAGGATGCGGCGGCTGGCGGCGATCGTATCGACGAGCTCGGGGGTGAAGTGGATCGGATACAGGTACATGAGCCGGATCCATTCCAGGCCGTCCACCTCCTCGAGGCGGCGGAGCAGCTCGACGAGCCGCGGCTCGCCATACAGGTCCATGCCGTAGTAGGTCGTGTCCTGGGCGACGATCACGAGTTCCTTGACGCCGTCGGCGGCGAGCTCGCGGGCCTCGGCGACGACCGCCTCGATCGGCTTGGTGGCGTGCTTGCCGCGCATCTTCGGGATCGCGCAGAACGTGCACGTCCGGTCGCAGCCCTCGGAGATCTTCAGATAGGCCATGTGCCGCGGCGTGACCCGCATCCGGCCGGTGTCGTCGAGCGGCCGGGCCGGCGCCGGGCGGAACACGCTGCGCTGGTCGCCGAGACCGCCGACGAGCCGTTCCGCCGCCCGCGCGATCTCGTCCCGCGAGAACACGCCGATCACGGCGTCGAGGCCGGGCAGCTCCGTGAGCAGCTGCTCCTTCTGCCGCTCGGCGAGGCAGCCGGAGACGACGACGCCGCGGGTGCCGCCGGCCTTCTTGAGGTCGAGCATCTCGTGGAGGGCGGCGTAGGACTCCTGCCGCGAGGCGTCGATGAAGGCGCAGGTGTTGACGATCACGAAATCCGATCCGGCCGGCTCGGCGATGAACTGCCAGCCGTCGTCGCGCAGCAGGCCGAGCATCCGCTCGCCGTCGACGAGGTTCTTCGGGCAGCCGAGGCTGACCATCGAGAACGTGCCGCGGCGCGAGGCCGGATCGCCGGGGGCGATCACCGGCAGCGGCGCGGCCGCCGTGGCGCAGGCCCCGGGGCCGCCGTCGACGATCTGCAGGGATTGCATCAGGCCCGCTCCGCGATCAGCGTGTCGAGCTCGTGGCGGAGCTTGGGCAGGATCTCGTCGTAGGGGAAGGCACCGAGCTCAACGCTGCGCCGCTTGAGATTGACGTGGGTCGGGCCGCACCACAGGCCGAGGTCGGCATCGTCGGTCTCGCCGGGGCCGTTCACGCGGCAGCCCATGACGGCGATCGTGATCGCGTGGTCGCGGGCGTAGGCGGTCATCTCCTTGACCTGCCGGGCGAGGTCGATGAAGGCCTCGTTCTCGACCCGCGAGCAGCTCGGGCAGGAGATGATGTTGAGCGTGGACAGGCCGTAGTCGACGACGCTCCGCACCCGGCCGGCGGCGATGTCGTCGAGGATGGCGCGGGCGGCGGCGATCTCCTGGGGCTTGTCGGCGTTGGGGACGGTAAGGGAGACGCGGACGGTGTCGCCGATGCCGCGCGAGATCAGCTGCTCGAAGGCGATCCGCGTCTTGATGATGCCGTCGGGGGGCATGCCCGCTTCGGTGACGCCGAGGTGCAGCGGCACGTCGGGCCGTTCGGCGGCGAACCGCCGGTTGACCTCGATCACCTTGAGGGGATCGGAGTCTTTGAGGGAGACGACGTAGCGCGTGAAGCCGAGCGCGTCGAGGAGGGCACAGTGCTCGAGGGCGCTGGCGAGCATCGGCCCGAGGGAGTCGTCGGCGGCGAACTGCTCCTTCTTGGCGGGATCGACGCTGCCGCAATTGACGCCCACCCGCAGGCCGCAGTCGTTGGCGGCGGCCACGTCGGCGATGAACTTCACCTTGTCCTGCCAGGGCTTGGTCGGTTCGTGGTGGTAGAGGTGGCCGGGGTTGTAGCGGAGCTTGTCGACGTGGGGGGCAACGTCGAGGGCGAGGCGGTAGTTTTCCTGGAGGTCGATGGCAAGGTTGGCGGGAGTGCCGGCCCGGATTGCGGGCAGGGCGGCGGCGTCCTTCTTCGAGTCGACGGCGATGCGGACGACGCCGGCGCCGGCGGCGTGCAGGGCGTTCGCCTGCTCGAGCGTGGCGGCCACGTCCTGGGTGTGGGTGGCCGTCATGCTCTGGGTGGCGATGGGATGGCCGCCGCCGATGGTGATCGAGCCGATCCTCACGCCCCGCGTCGGATTTCGTCGCAACTCGACCACCTGCCGCTCCCTCGCCACACTCTTTGGACCATCTGCGGTCGGCACCAGCCGCCGCCGACCCCCAAACAATAGCAAACCGCCGGCTGGCGGCGATATGGCCATGAAGTACTCCCCGGTCCTGCACGTCGTCCTGCACGAGCCCGAGATCCCGCCCAACGCCGGGAACGTGGGCCGGACGTGCGTGGCGATCGCCGCCAAGATGTGGCTGGTGCGGCCGCTGGGCTTCAAACTCGACGACTACTACCTGCGCCGGGCGGGGCTCGACTACTGGGAGGAGTTGGAATGGGAGGTGGTCGACTCGTGGGCCGATCTTTGCCGGCGGCTCGACGAGTCAGGCGCCGGCGCGCAGTGGCTGTTTTCGGCGCGGGCGAGCCGGCCGTACACGGAGCCGCGGTATGCGCGGGGCGACGTGCTGGTGTTCGGCAGCGAGTCGCGCGGGCTGCCCCGCGATCTGACGGCCGCCCATGCCGACCGGCTGCTCACGATCCCGTCTCGGCCGCAGGTGCGCAGCCTCAATCTTGCCAACTGCGCGGCGATCGTGGCCTACGAGGCGTTGCGGCAGTGGTCGGTGTGACGGCGGGCGAGTGACGGCGGGTGGACGGGGAAGGATCAGCGCGGCGGTTCGGCCATCGCGGCGGCCGACGGGATCTCGGCGTACAGGGGCAGGTGTCGGTAGTAGACCTCGAGCATGTAGGTGCAGAAGCAGGTCGCGTACAGGCGGCCGCCGACGGCGCCCCAGCGATCCCCACCGGGGTCCCACGATCCACGGTCGGGGCCGGTGGTGAGCTGGGCCTTGGGCAGCGTCTCGCGCATGGCTGTGTTCCAGCGGTCCCAGGCCGTGCCTCCGGCGTGGTGGGCGACCTGGGCGATGTAGTACCAGGCGTACATGTCCCGCTCGCCGGCGAAGTCGAGCGGGCGGGCGACGAGCTGTTCGAGTCCGGCCACCAGCCGCGGCTCGCGGGCCGTCCAGCCCAGGTACTGCCGGCAGAGCAGACCCTCTGCCGACATGGCGGGCGAGACCAGTTCCACCGCGCCGTTGGCATTCCTGAAATAGCCGTAACGGGCTCCGCCATCGATGGCCAGGCCGTCGAGCAGCCGGCCGATGCCCTCGAAGGCCGTGGGCGGCACGGTGATGCCGGCCATCTGCCCGCTCTTGAGGGCCATCATGAACCAGCCGGTCACCGAGAGGTCGCCATCCTGCCCGGGCTGGTAGCGCCAGCCGCCGTTGGGACCCTGCGCCGCGAGGCAGTAGGCGATCGCCCGCCGGGCGGGCACCTCGTAGGCCGGGTTCTTCGTCATGCCGAAGAGCTCGCAGACCGCGATCGTCGCCTGGGCGTGGGAGTAGAGGGCGTGGTGCTGCGGCATGGGCTCGAAGTCGAAGCGGCCGTCGGCAGCCTGGCGCTGCAGGAGCCGGCGCCAGGCGCGGGCCAGGACGGCCCGGTGCTTGCCCGTGTCCGGCAGGTGCCCCGCGCCCTGGAAGGCGATCAGCGCCATGGCGGTGGCGGCCAGATGGTTTTCCTGGGAGCCGGCATTCGAGTACGGACCGGCGAGGCTCCACAGACCGTCGGATTGCTGCTGCCGCACAAGCCAGTCGAGGGCGCGGGTCACGGCGTCCTCGGTGGCCTCGGTGCCGCCGAAGGCCCGGACGAGCGCCTCGCGCCGGCCGACGTCGCGGCCCTGAAGGAGCGCACCGACGACGGGGGCCGGCACGCGTGAATCGCCGGCCAGCAGCGGCCCGTTTTGCTCGGGCGCCGGCTGCGGCGGTGCGACGACCGGATTGGCGACCGGTGGAAGATTGACATCGACGGGTTCCGGTTCCGGAGGCTTTTCCGGTTCCTTTTCCACCGTCACGCCCGGTTCCTCGGCCGGCTCCGCGGAAACGAACGCCACGTCCAGGGTGGGCACGCGGCGCGGTTCGCCACGGATCATCCAGATGGCGAGCATGAGCAGGCCGATCACGTGCAGCGAGATGCTGACCGTCAGGGGTGGGCTCTTGCGCACCGCCTTGTCGATGCGGGTCCGCAGCGAACGCCACGACAGCGGGTCGGCGTCGGCGGGTTCGTCGAAGTAGCTCTCGGTGGCGACTTGGACCGGCGACGCGACGACGATCGGCTCGCGGCCGGTGCGGGGAAAGCCCGGCTTGGCGGAATCTTCGCCGGCAGGAGGGCCGCCGAGGATCGTCTTCGCGGCGGAGGCTCCGGGCGCCGAGCGAGTCGCGGGCTGGTCTGGGGGCCAGATGTCGTCGGCGGGGAAGTTCATCGGCCTTCCTGACGAAAACGACCGGTTATGGGGCTGGGCTTTGCTTTGAAGGGTTCACGGTGTATTATGAGGAAGTCGTTCGCATCGCCCTATCCGATTTTCGGGTCGGGTCGATCCGGACGACGCCAAACACCGTCGCGGGGTGGAGCAGCCCGGTAGCTCGCGAGGCTCATAACCTCGAGGTCACAGGTTCGAATCCTGTCCCCGCCATTTCGGCCGTTTTGATAAACGGCGTAAGTTCCGAAGAACCCGCGGAAACCCCTGTGGTTTCCGCGGGTTCTGTCGTTTCGTGCGAGGGCACGCTGTCCCGCGCGGACCCCTGCTGCGTCGCCAAATGCGTCGCAGGTGCTGCGCAATATGCGTCGCAGGGCGGCGGCCCCTGCCCGGACTCGTCCGGGCCCGGCCCCGGCCCCGCGGCCGCCGCGCCGCCGCTCACGACGTGCTCGAAGTGGTGCTCACGGGACATCAAGTAGTGCTGCGCCGCGACCTTCGGCGAGTGCCCGAGCCACGGGGCGACGACGTGGGCCGGATACCGCTCGACCCAATCGGTCTCACAGGACGCCCGGAGGTTCTGCAGCAGCCGCGGCCAGGGCTTGTGGCCGGCCTTGGTGATGATCCGCTCGAGGTGGGTGCGGAAGTTCACGCTCGCCCTGGCGGCCGATGGCACCACGAGGATCGCCCCCGGCTCCGCCTGCTCGAAGGCATCGGCCAGGATCACCCGCAGCTCGGGGCAGATCGGCACGATCCGCACCGCATGGTCGGCGCCGTGGTGCTCCGTCTTCTTCGCCAGCACCGTCAGCCCACCCTTCTCCCAGTTGACGGCGTCCCACGTCAACGAGCCGATCTCCGAAGGGCAGCGGAGGCCAGCCATGCGGGACAGCGCGACGATGAGCCGCCATTCGATCGACGGGCACGCGTCCAACACGTCCCGGATTGTCTTGAGCGGGATGTAGCGGGCGCGGGCGGGGTTGGCCTGCGACCCGGGCCGCAGGCCATCGAACGGACTTTTGTCGATCCACCCCCAGCGCACGGCGGCGCGGAACACCTGCTTCGCCACGCTCACGCGTTTGGCCACGGTCGGGGGCGAAAGCCTGTTGTCCTCGGTTGTCCGCTGCTTCTTCCGGCGCCCGCTGCCCTTCTTGTCCTTCACGACCCACGTGCGCCAGTCGTCCGCGCCCTCGGCCGTCACGGCCGTCACCAGCGTGTCGGTTCCGAAAAACTCCTTGAGCGATTCGAGCGTCTGGTTGAACCCGCGGATCGTCGCCGGCTTTCCCGCCGACCGCTCGACGAACATCTTGGCCAAGTGGCCGACGGTGTGCTTCTCGCGGCTGTCGGCACGCGGCTCGACAAGCCCGACGCTGGAAAGCTTCGCGTGCGATACCGCGGGCAGGCTCGCCACCCATCCCGCCAGGTTCGTGTCGATCGGTACGCCGGCGATCGCGCACGCGTTGAGCTGCTCGACGCGGTTCAGCCAGGCCTCTGCGGCCTTCTTCGGGACCGCGCCGAGATACACCGCCCGCCTACCGCCGTCGCCGGCGACGAACTGCACCCGCCACGTGGGTCGTCCGCTTGCACTACGGGGTTTCAGCCGCACCAGACTCGCCATAGCCGCCTCCTCTCAACGTGATGTTTTTTGTACCGTGCCACCATAAAGACCGTCGAGATTTGCTAGGGGCATTCGCCGGGGTCGTCCTCCGCCGTGGTCGCCTTGGCGGCCAGCCAGTTCTTCAGGACCTCGACCGGGTACAGCACCACGTTGCCGATGCGGACATGCGGCACGCCCTCGGTGCGGGTCCAATCCCAGAGGAGCCGCTCCGAAATCCCAAGTACCCGGGCGGCGTCACGTGGTCGCAGGGCGAGCGGATCGACCACGCGCTCCGGCGTGGACAGCGTGAAAGGTGATTGACGCATCATCGTGTACCTCCTTCGGTGGCGTTACGGTTCCGTTCCCAATCGAGTCGATCGGTGATGATTTCCACCTCGGCACACCGCCCGCGGCCGCCGCGCTGGACCTTCACGAGCCCCGCTGCCTCCAGCGCATGGACGCCGCGGCTGGCCTGATCGTGGGATAGCCCCATCGCCTTCCGCGTGGACGCATCGACGCGGATCGGCGCTACCAGCCCCGCGCGGAGGCCGTGCTTGAACCACAGGGCGATCCCGAGGGCGAGGGCGGCCCTACCCCGCGCCGCGGCCCGCTGGAGCCACCACATCGGCGGTTTGCCGCCCAGGTACACCGCGGCACCGCGGCGGCGAGCCTTGGTGGGCGCCACGGCTGGCAGCGGGCCATTCGCGCGGAAGGTCTCCAGGTCCAACTCCACAGTCCTGTACCCCATTACTATTAGAAGAAGAACTACTAGAAGAAATAGAAGAAGAATTGGACCGGTTCCGCGCTCGTGCGGACCCACATCCGCACCACCGCGGAACTACCTCCGCACTACTGCGGATGTGGCACCGGCCCGGCCAACCGCGTGACGGTGTCCCAGAAGCCCCCCCCCCTCTCGTCGATGTAGCGGTCGGGGTACTTGATGATCTCGGCGCCTGTGCTGATCTCGAACCCGCCCAGCACGATCTTCGATGCCTCGGCCATGATCCCGCGGGCCCGAGCCACCACCTCATCAACCGAGTCCGCCGGCCCCTCTATGACCACCGCATCATGAACAGGGGCGCACAGGCCAATCCCGGCTTCGACGAGCATGCAGCAAGCCAGCCGAAGCATCTCGGCACCATGGGCCTGGCAAGGGAAGTTCGCCAGGCTCCGGGCGTTGGCCCCCTTCAGGGGGTCGGCCGAGGGCCCGACGTGGATCGGCCACCCGAACACGGTCTCCAGCCGCCCGAGCAGCATCGCCCTGTCTACCGCTGCCTGCGACCACATCCAGAACGCGCGATAGGTCTCACGGTGCAGCCGGAGGAGCCGCTTGGCCATGTCGACCGGCTGGCCGATCCGATCCGCCAGCGCCTCCGCGCCCATGCCGTATTGCACAGCCAGCACGCACGCCTTGAAGAGCTCCCGTTCTCCCTTGTGCGACGTCTTTGTGCCCTCCGGCGGAATCCCGCCTGCCTGTTTGCCGAACGCGAGGTAGGGGTCCCCCGAGCGGTAGGCGTCCATCATCGCCGTGTCACCGGAGAGCGCCGCCGCTATACCAAACTCTTGCTGGTCATAGTCGATGTAGGCGACCGCCATACCTGGCTCCGGTTTGATCAGGCTCCGCAGCCAACGCGACGGCCCGAAGATGAACTTGGCGTTGCTCGGCTGGTTGCGGCCCGTCCTCGCACGGAAAGGCATGATCCCGGTGCGGTTCCTGCCGTCGGGACCAATCGCAAGGTCATCGAACAGCCGCATCTTGCCCAGCGCCGACCGCAGTTCCCGCAATTCCGCGACGACGGGGTACGCCTTCGCCATGGAGCGGAACGTGTCGTCATCCATTGCGAGCTGGCCGCTCTCCAGCCGCGGCCACGGGATGTCGTGGGCGATGAGCCAGTCCGCGAACTTCTCCCGCTTGAATGTCGTGCCGTCGAAAACGCCATACCGGGCGTCCACCTCCACCACGAGCGCCGCCTGGATCTCCTGCCAGCGGGCCCGCAGGTGTTCGAACATTGGCACATCGATCGGGATGCCGCGGTGCTCCATGCTCGCCACCGCCCAACCGTACCGGCCGCGGAGTAGCGCCCGCGGCAGGTCGATCCGGGTCAGCATTCGCGGCAGCAGGCGTTCAAGCGCGTACACGTCCTCGGCGCAGTAGTCGAGCAAAGCCTGCCGCTCGTCGGCAGTGAACGGGCCGCCGCGAATGGCGAGGTCTCGCATCGCCGTCTTCTCGGTGCCCTCCATCGCCGGCAAACCGTGGTAGACGAGCGCCCCGAGCAGGCCGGCGCCGCTCGGCGTCTTCAGGCCGTTCGTCATCGCCCGAAACTCGACGAACAGGTCGAGGATCCGTGCGGGCGCCGGCCACCCCAGGGCGTGGAACACACTGAACTCGGCCGGCGCGGCGTACGACACGAACAGCACCCGATCGTCGATCCGGAAGGGCGGCACTGCCGCGGCGGCAAGTTCGTCCTCCCACAGCCGCAGTTCGCGGCCGGTGAAGGCCTCCTTTGCGACCAGGCAGATCGGCACCGGCCGGCATCCCGGCTGCGCGGAATACTCGGCATCGACGAGCCAGACCTCGTCGAAGGCTTCGAGGCCGGAGAGGTTGAAGGTCGTGAATGCGGTCATGGTCAGTTCCAATTCGGGACGAGGGGGTGGTCTTCGGACGCAATGAGCCGGCCGCGGAAGGCGGCGTGGAGAACATCCAGGAAGTCGTCAGCCGGCCAGGTGGGCGGCGGCGGCGCGTCGTCATCCTTCAAGGTGGATACGACGTATTGCCCGGCCGCCTCGTCCGCCACGACGCGGCACCACCGCATTTCGGCGAGGCTGGCGAGCACCCCGGCGGTTTCCCGCCAGGGTGCCGAGCCGCCGCGACCGGGGGTGGGTGTCGGCACCGGCCACACGAACATCTCGCCGTCGTGGTTGACGCACAGCCGCGGGCAGACCATCGTGAGCCTGTCTGCCAACCGCGGCCACAACTGCCCGACGACGAGGTACAGTTCGCCCGATGACGGGTCCCGCAACACCGGCGTGTTGAACCGGCTCTCCGGCCCCGGCTTCACCTGGATCCATTCGTCAGCCTGCGGGTTGCGGCAAACGATCGGCGGCAGCGTCGTGCTCATGCGCCACCCCGCAGTTCACGAAGGATCGGGTGGTCGAGACTGTCGATCATCCGGCCGCGGAAGCCCAACTTGATGATCTCGTTGAACGACAGGTCGGGCCACTTCGGGTCGGGTAGCTCGGCGGTCGGCACGTAGTGGGTGTAGATGCCGTTCGTCGTGTCCGAGACCATCCTGCACCACGTCGTCTCCGCGGCCTTGGCGATCTGCAACGCGGAATCGGTCCACGTGTTCGAGCGACCGTCGGATCCGGGCAGCTTGACCCGCCAGATGAACAGGTCGTTCGCCCGGTTCACGCACGTCAGCAAGAGCGCCGGCGTGATCTCGCCAGACAGGTCCGCCCACAGCGACGGCGCGACTAGGTACGTCGACCTCTCGACTCCTTTTTCCAGCTCGAGCACCGCCGTCTGGAGTCGCCATTCCTCGCCCGGACGAACCTGGAACCATTCGCTCTTGTTCGGCTTTCGGTTCGGCACCGTCGTGATGACCTTCCGGACGCCGAGACCTTCTGAATAGTCGGCCCCGAGCCGCAGCGAAGCCGGATCGAACGGGTCCGGCGGCTCGGGGCGTGCGGGCGGTGCCGGGGGCGGCGTCGCGGGCAGTTCCGGCGCCGCCGGCTCCGGCGTAGGCGTCGGATTAGTGATTGGCTCGGGCGCCGCTTGGTCCTCGTGAGGGCTCGGGGTGGAATCACCGTTCGTGGTCATGTGGGGCTCCTCCTTTCGCTTGGGAGTCTTGGGTTTCACGGATACGTTCAGTTCGCGGCCATCAACAGGCGCAGTGGCGGTTGCCATAAGTGGCCTCCGGGGGGGTCTCGAGAGCTGGTCGGCCGACATTCGGCCTTCCTGACTTCCGAAAAAAGCGTCGTAGTCCAAGGGGTTTCACCGGATCCGGCCGCGGCACACCGCAATGGACATGGCCGCCGGGGCCCGCACGCTGTCGAGCGGCACCAGCACGCTCGTGACGTCCGGCAGGCGGAGCGTTGGGACCGTGAGGTTGCTCAAGCCGCCGTGGACTTCAACCACCTTCACGCCGTCGATCTGTCGCAGGCGGTCGAGGATCTCGTCTGCCGAGCTGGCGATGACGCCGAGCACCTTGTCGGTGATGGTGTAGACCACGCCGTAGCAGCAGGGGATCATCGCCTTCGCACCAGTCATTTGATGCGCGGGTCGCTTCAATCGGCTCTTCATGGAATCGCTCCTGGGGTAGGGGAAGTCGGGCGTTGGTTCCGGGGTATCGCGGTCAGGTACGGCGCGGCCGTCGCACGCGACCACGCTCGAGGGCCGCGAGCTGCGTCGGGCTCGCCTTTCTGGTCCGTCGCGGCTTCATGATTCCGGTCACGGACGAGAGGCGGCCGCGCGGGAAAACAACCGTGACGCCGTCGCTGCCGTCGTGGGCGATCTCGACGAAAGGCAGCCGCCGCAGCCGGTTGGCCACCGCGCCCGCGCTGGTCGTTGAGGCCGCGAGCAGGTCGCCTCCCCAGGGGCAGATGTCCCCGTACCGGCAGAGCACCTTGTAGTTCCACGGGTCCGACCAGCGCCCGCCGGCGGCCTCGTCGAGGCCGATCTTCCAGCGATGGCCGAACTCCGATCGCAGATTGATGGGCGTGCTCATCGGCGAGCCTCCCGCTTCGTGACGAAGTCGATGAGGTCGCTGCCGAGGACGTAGAGCCGCTTGCCCGAGCGGTGGGTCTTCAGACCCGCCCGGACGGCTGCCCGGAAGGCGGCGTCGCGCCAGCCCATTCGGTCCTTGATTTCATCGAGTCGGTATAGGGCATTCGGTATGACTGCCCCTATCGACGTCGGGGGGGACTGAAATGCCCCAAGACGACTGCCGGTCTTTTTCACAGGTTGGCTCCCAGTTCGCCGGAGCACAACCGCGTGCCCCAGATAACTGAGACAACTTGTGGACAATCACCGTCAGCAAGGAGCTGCTAACCGAAGAAAAACCCGTGCGTCACTGCACATTGTTCGTGGACTATGAACATCACTGTTAGTCCGCGGACTCCTCGGCATCGGCCAGCTCATCA from Planctomycetia bacterium harbors:
- the ispG gene encoding 4-hydroxy-3-methylbut-2-en-1-yl diphosphate synthase; this translates as MVELRRNPTRGVRIGSITIGGGHPIATQSMTATHTQDVAATLEQANALHAAGAGVVRIAVDSKKDAAALPAIRAGTPANLAIDLQENYRLALDVAPHVDKLRYNPGHLYHHEPTKPWQDKVKFIADVAAANDCGLRVGVNCGSVDPAKKEQFAADDSLGPMLASALEHCALLDALGFTRYVVSLKDSDPLKVIEVNRRFAAERPDVPLHLGVTEAGMPPDGIIKTRIAFEQLISRGIGDTVRVSLTVPNADKPQEIAAARAILDDIAAGRVRSVVDYGLSTLNIISCPSCSRVENEAFIDLARQVKEMTAYARDHAITIAVMGCRVNGPGETDDADLGLWCGPTHVNLKRRSVELGAFPYDEILPKLRHELDTLIAERA
- the rimO gene encoding ribosomal protein S12 methylthiotransferase RimO; this translates as MQSLQIVDGGPGACATAAAPLPVIAPGDPASRRGTFSMVSLGCPKNLVDGERMLGLLRDDGWQFIAEPAGSDFVIVNTCAFIDASRQESYAALHEMLDLKKAGGTRGVVVSGCLAERQKEQLLTELPGLDAVIGVFSRDEIARAAERLVGGLGDQRSVFRPAPARPLDDTGRMRVTPRHMAYLKISEGCDRTCTFCAIPKMRGKHATKPIEAVVAEARELAADGVKELVIVAQDTTYYGMDLYGEPRLVELLRRLEEVDGLEWIRLMYLYPIHFTPELVDTIAASRRILPYLDMPLQHASDPVLKRMQRRVGRAATEDLLGRLRDRIPGLTLRTTFITGFPGETREQFAELVDFARQWRFERVGVFTYSLEPDTPAARLDGHLPEEEKAARRDELMTVQQEIAHDHARRQVGRTLDVIIDRQSADRADVWIGRSKADAPEIDCVVYVTAPGTSAARPLTGRIVPVEIVAAAGYDLAGVLATGNT